In the Manis javanica isolate MJ-LG chromosome 14, MJ_LKY, whole genome shotgun sequence genome, one interval contains:
- the LOC118971948 gene encoding LOW QUALITY PROTEIN: protocadherin gamma-B1-like (The sequence of the model RefSeq protein was modified relative to this genomic sequence to represent the inferred CDS: inserted 2 bases in 2 codons; substituted 1 base at 1 genomic stop codon) → MLVKPLDRERQSFLHLILTAKDGGDPPLSGTTQIRIQVTDASDNAPFFSXDTYRVSLQENVPWGTSVLRVMATDRDEGINAEIMPSSMPPTSTSLLFNLNAITSDIKTNGTLDFEETSRYMLGVEAKDGGMHTAHCTVXIEIVDENDNAPELKFISFSNHIPEDLDLGTVIALIKVRYQDSGQNGLVTCYIQEDVPFKLESNSKNYYKLVIDNDLDHEQMAEYNVTITATDKGKPSLSSRASVILHIGNVNDNAPVFQQASYVVHVAENNPPGASIAQVSASDPDLGPNGHVSYSIVASDLEPRALWSYVSVSAQSGAVFAQRAFDHEQLRAFELALQARDQGSPALGANVSLRVLVGDRNDNAPRVLYPALGPDGSALFDTVPRAAQPGYLVTKVVAVDADSGHNAWLSYHVLQASEPGLFSLGLRTGEVRTARALGDRDAARQRLLVAVRDGGQPPLSATATLHLVFADSLQDVLPDLSDRPAPADPQAELQFYLVLALALISVLFLLAEILAIGLRLHRSSSPSVGGCFXPGLSSNYNEGTLPYSYNLCVALHSAKIKFNFPNLTPEISPPHHLLCNDPSMDVCASNEDPKIAYYPSYSSYLNFCKPTEISNVMFYS, encoded by the exons ATGCTGGTAAAACCTCTGGACAGGGAACGACAGAGCTTCCTCCACTTAATCCTAACTGCCAAGGATGGTGGGGACCCTCCACTAAGCGGCACCACCCAGATCCGTATCCAGGTCACTGATGCCAGTGATAATGCTCCATTCTTCA CAGACACATACAGAGTTAGCCTGCAAGAAAATGTGCCCTGGGGAACCTCTGTGTTACGGGTGATGGCCACTGACCGGGACGAGGGCATTAATGCAGAGATCATGCCTTCCTCAATGCCCCCAACAAGTACCAGCCTCCTCTTCAATCTCAATGCAATTACCAGCGACATCAAAACCAATGGCACACTGGACTTTGAAGAGACAAGTAGATATATGTTGGGTGTAGAAGCCAAAGATGGAGGGATGCACACGGCTCACTGTACTGTTTAGATTGAGATTGTTGATGAGAACGACAATGCCCCAGAGTtgaaattcatttccttttctaaccATATTCCAGAAGACTTAGACCTTGGAACTGTAATAGCTCTCATTAAAGTGCGGTACCAGGATTCTGGGCAAAATGGTCTGGTGACATGCTATATTCAGGAAGACGTTCCCTTCAAATTAGAATCCAACTCTAAGAATTATTACAAGCTGGTGATTGACAATGACCTAGACCATGAACAGATGGCAGAGTACAATGTCACCATCACAGCTACCGACAAGGGCAAGCCATCCCTCTCCTCCAGGGCAAGCGTCATCCTACACATTGGCAACGTCAACGACAACGCGCCGGTTTTCCAGCAGGCCTCCTACGTGGTCCACGTGGCAGAGAACAACCCGCCCGGCGCCTCCATCGCGCAAGTCAGCGCCTCCGACCCCGACCTGGGGCCCAACGGCCACGTCTCCTACTCCATCGTGGCCAGCGACCTGGAGCCGCGGGCGCTGTGGTCCTACGTGTCGGTGAGCGCGCAGAGCGGCGCGGTGTTCGCGCAGCGCGCCTTCGACCACGAGCAGCTGCGCGCCTTCGAGCTGGCGCTGCAGGCCCGCGACCAGGGCTCGCCCGCGCTCGGCGCCAACGTGAGCCTGCGCGTGCTGGTGGGCGACCGCAACGACAACGCGCCGAGGGTGCTGTACCCGGCGCTGGGGCCCGACGGCTCGGCGCTCTTCGACACGGTGCCGCGCGCCGCGCAGCCCGGCTACCTGGTCACCAAGGTGGTGGCGGTGGACGCCGACTCGGGACACAACGCCTGGCTGTCCTACCACGTGCTGCAGGCCAGCGAGCCCGGCCTCTTCAGCCTGGGGCTGCGCACGGGCGAGGTGCGCACGGCGCGCGCCTTGGGCGACAGGGACGCGGCCAGACAGCGCCTGCTGGTCGCTGTGCGCGATGGGGGACAGCCTCCCCTCTCGGCCACCGCCACGCTGCACCTGGTCTTCGCGGACAGCCTCCAAGACGTGCTGCCGGATCTTAGCGACCGTCCCGCGCCCGCTGACCCCCAGGCTGAGCTGCAGTTTTACCTGGTGTTGGCCTTGGCCTTGATCTCGGTGCTCTTCCTCCTCGCGGAGATTCTGGCCATTGGCCTGCGCCTGCATCGCTCTTCAAGTCCCAGTGTCGGGGGATGCT AGCCGGGTCTCAGTTCCAACTATAACGAGGGGACTTTGCCTTATTCCTACAATCTGTGCGTTGCCTTACATTCAGCAAAGatcaaatttaattttcctaACCTGACACCAGAAATCTCTCCCCCTCACCATCTTCTATGTAATGATCCTTCTATGGATGTGTGTGCCAGTAATGAAGACCCCAAAATCGCATATTACCCCTCTTATTCCTCTTACTTGAATTTTTGCAAACCTACTGAAATTTCAAATGTTATGTTTTATTCTTAG